Within the Prosthecobacter debontii genome, the region GGGGTGGCATGCTCCTCAAAGTCCGCCCAAAAAGTCTCAATGGCCAGATCCTCGACCAAGGCGCTGGGCTGAGCCCGATAGTCCACGGTGGGCAGCACCTCCCACTGCCATTTTTCAGCCAACTCCAGCACGCCCCCCATGGGGGAGGCATCCCCCTTCTGCGCCAGCAGTTCCTCACCCCGGCGGATGGTGAAGTCCGCCAAGGGCGTGGAGCCATCCAGAAAAGTGTGGGTTTCATGAAACAACCCGGCCAGGAGGATACGGGGCCGAAGCGGCACGACGGCCTCGGTGTCAGGGCTTGGAGTCATAGCAGGTTGGGTTGGGGGGTGGAAGTCATCCAAGTAACGGATGAAGGCTAGGCTTTTGGGTGTCTCTCCGGCGATCTTTTTTTCTCCAGATAGGATACGTCTGAGCCGCAGTGAGTGAGTGGGCTGGAAGCCGTGGTGTGAAGAAGATGAATTTCGAGTGTCGCGTGAGCGTCCCGGAGGTGGCAGAGAGGCAAGGGCATCCTTGCCTCGACGACACCGCTCATACGCGGACGCATCGTGTTATGAACGTAGGCTGACCTGAGACCCATAGAGCGGTGTCGCGCTTGAGCGCTTGCCACCGCACTCCGGGACGCTGTCGCGCCTGATCCTCAGGCCCCCACCCACTCTTCCGCATGGCGTGCAAAGGCCCGTCGCGCGCGGACCAGCGCTTCATCGACATCGGCCTCGGTGTGGGCGAGACTGAGGAACCAGAGACCGCGCTCGATGGCGCGCACGCCCTCTTCCAGCAGGCAACGGCGCAGGTGTGCCCAGCGTGGGGCATCATGCCGCAGCACGTAGTCGCGGTAACTGGTGACCGGGCCTTCGGCGGCCCCAGGTTTCAGCATCGTGGCATGGAAGACGAGGCCGGGGCCTTGAGGTCGCAGGGGGATGCCATACTCATCGGCCAGGGCACGCAGTCCCTGCATGGTTTTTTGGCCTAACGAAATCAGTGTCTTGGGGTGATCGGACCCGAGTTCGAGGATCTGATCCAGACACCACTTGGCGGCGGCGAGGCACAGCGGGTTGGCATTTAGAGTGCCGGCGTGCACCGCGGCACCGCTGAGGAATTTGGCGAAGGAGGCTTCTTTCCCCACCAGGGCGGCAAAGGGGACACCGCCGCCGATGGCTTTGCCGAGAATGGTAAGATCCGGCACCACGCCATAATGCGTCTGCGCTCCGCCGGGGCCGAAGCGGAAACCGGTGATGGTTTCATCCGCGATCATGAGCATGCCGTCGCGATCACACAGCTCGCGGATGGTGGAGAGCAGGCCGGGCACGGGCTCCATGCAGCCGGTGTTGCATAGCACAGGCTCGAACACGATGGCGGCGATCTGGCCGCGATACTGATCCACGCGCTGGCGCAGATGCTCGACGTCATTCCAGCGGGCGACGACGAATTGCTCCAGCACTTCCGAGATCACTCCTTGGCTGGGGTGCAGGCGAGTCGGCTCCTCCTCCGTGCCCCATTGATCCGGCGGTGGGGCAAAGCCGACCAGCCCTTCATCGGCCCAACCGTGGTAATGGCCTTCGAATTTCAAGATGAGCTGACGCCCGGTGTGGGCCCGGGCCAGGCGGAAGGCGGCGAGCACCACCTCCGTGGCGGAGTTGTTAAAGCGCACCCGCTCCGCGCCGGGAATGAGGCGTTGCAGCCGCTCGGCCACATCGATCTCCAACTCGCTCTGCGCGGCCCAGTGGGTGCCTTTACGGGCCTGCACGGAGAGAGCCTCCGCCATGCCTGCGGGAGCGTGACCGTAGAGCAGCGCTCCCTGACCGGTTTGAAAATCGATGTATTCATTCCCATCCACATCCCACAGGCGGCAGCCCTGACCGTGATCGAAGTAAAGCGGCACAGGAACTTCCAGCTTACGGATGCCGCTGTTGATGCCACCAGCGATGCTTTTTTGGGCCCGGGCATACAGCTCGGCTGAACGTGGGAAGGTGTAGGACATGAGTGGAGAGGGAGATGAGATGCGCCGTGCGGCAGGAACGTAAAATCCGTGTAAGCCGCACAACAGAGCTTGCCAGAAAGCCCCCAAAAAAGCGACACTACGAATATCACCAATCCCCCCGCTTTTGTGTCTGCTCGCCCTATCACCCCCACCGACGCCACGTTGCCTGAATCTGTCGCCCGCCAAGCCCAGGCGAATCTTCAGAAATTGATCGATGGCTTATCTCAAATCATCCTGGGCAAACAGGATGTCATCCGCCTCGCGGTGAGCTGCTTGCTTGCTCGCGGTCACCTGCTGTTTGAAGATCAGCCGGGGGTGGGCAAGACACTGCTCTCCCAGGCCCTGGCGCAGGCTCTGGGGCTGCAATTCCGCCGTGTCCAGTTCACCAGTGACATGCTGCCTGCGGATATCCTCGGTGCTTCCATTTATGATCGGGAGGCGGGTAGCTTCGTGTTCCACCAAGGCCCGGTTTTTACCCAGGTGCTGCTGGGGGATGAGATCAACCGTGCGACGCCGAAGACGCAATCCGCGCTCTTGGAGGCAATGGAGGAGGGCAAGGTGACGTCCGATGGCGTCACGCATGCCTTGCCCCAGCCGTTCTTCGTCATCGCCACGCAGAATCCATCGTCGCAGATCGGCACCTTCATGCTGCCTGAGTCTCAGTTAGACCGCTTCCTCATGCGCTTGGCCTTGGGCGTGCCCGACCGCACCGCGGAGCGCAGCATCCTGCAGGGTCAGGACCGGCGGGAGATGCTGAAGTCCATGACGGAGATCCTGCCCTGGGCGGAGATGCAGCAGATGCAGGTGCAGGCCAGGCAGGTGCATGTCTCCGGGCCGCTACTGGATTACGTGCAGGATTTGCTGGCAGCGAGCCGTGCCGAAGGGCATGGACTCTCCCCGCGTGGCGGTTTAGCCCTACTGAATGCGGCGAAGGCCTGGGCTCTGATGCATGGCCGGGCCATGGTGCTGCCGGAGGACGTGCAGGATGTGGGTGTGGCCGTGATGTCTCATCGTCTGGAAGGCGATGGTGAAACGGCCCGCCGTCTCCTGGAGGAAACCGTCATCCCTTAACCCCCCCCTCTATCGCGATGAACTCGGAAGGCCGCATGAATGCTGCTGCTGCGCCATCTCCTGCCTCCGCATCGGGAGGCTGGTGGGCGCGTTTTTCATCCTTGGTTAGGCGGAGGGGTGGTGCGGGCGAGGTCACGGCGGGTACGCGCATCCGTTTTAACCTGCACACGCTGTCATGGATCGGGGTTTGCAGCACCATGGCCTATGCCGGTGCGGCTCAGTCCAATGGCGCGGCCTACCTGCTGGCCTTCACCGCGGGGGCTCTGGGGGTGATGAGCTACGTCTATGCCCGGGCGAATTTGCGTGGCCTGGAAATCCGCGTGGGGGCCAATCCCCTCCAATCCGGCGGCCAGGAAGTGCTGCCGGTGGAGGTGCGTGCGGCTTCCGGACATATGCCTTGCGGACTGGAGGTGCTGCTGGCGGGATCACCGAAGGCGGCCTTTGTCGAGCAGATCCCAGCGGGTCAATCCGTGCGGTTGCATCTGCGTCTGCCGGTGGCTCGGGGTGGGCCACTGAAGCTTCTTCTGCGCAGTGCCTACCCGCTCGGCCTGCTGCATGCGCAGCGGGTGGTGAATGTGGAGCTGAGCCGCCGCGCGGTGCCTCCGGCTTCTGGGCATTTACCGCTGCCGACTGCGGCGGAGAAGGCCACCTCATCCGGCGGGCAGAGCCGCTCTTCTCAACAATCCAAACCCGGTCGGGAAGGGGATGACTTCGCGGGGGTGCGCGAGTGGCAGCCCGGAGACTCGCCGCGGCACATCGACTGGCGGGCGGTGGCGCGTGGGCGGCCGCTGATGGTGAAGACCTGGGCCTCCGGGCTGAGTGAAGCGGTGCATCTGGACTGGGCAACTCTGGCTCTGCCTGAGGAGGAAAAAGCCGGGCAGATGGTACGCTGGATTCAGACTGCGGAGCAGCAGGGGCTAGCCTACTCGCTGAGTCTGCCAGAGCTGAAGATCCCAGTCGGGCAGGGGGAATCTCATGCACGGCGCTGTCTCCAGGCGGTGGCGGAGCTGCACGCAGGCGGGTTGGCGGCGGCGGAGTCTCGGCAAACCCTGCGGGTGCCACCCAGCCATGAATATAACTCCGAGGTCTCGCGGGGGCCGCTGTCTCTACTCAGTGCGGTCTTGCTGATCACGGCCTTGCCTCTGAGAGACCTGGTGTCGATCTGGGTCTTGATCGTGCTTTTCGTGAGTCTGGTCATCCGCAACGTGACGGTGCGGCCTCTTCAGACCAAGATCGTGCCGTTGGGGCTGACGGCACTGGGGATTGCCGCAGTGTATTTCACCCAGGGCACTTTGTTCACCATGGAGGCGGGCATTGCGGTCTTAATCGCGTTATCCGGCGGGAAGCTGCTGGAGTCCCGCACCCCGCATGATTTTCAAGTCTTGGCCATGATCGGCTGGTTCCTGTGCCTGTGTGGTCTGATGGCGGATCAGAGTCTCATGCGCTCGGTGTGGATGTTCACCTCCTTCGCGCTGATCACCGGGTGCATGATGCGTTTCCGCCGTGGAGTGCCGGGGTGGAAGGCGCCAGCGCTTCAGACGGTGAAGCTGCTGGTGCAGGCCCTGCCGCTGGTGCTTCTGCTGTTCTTCATTTTCCCGCGTTTCAGCCTGGATTACCTCCAGCGGATGAGCGGTGGGCGCACCAACGTCACCGGCGTGCCTTCTTCGCTCGATCCGGGCAAGGTGTTGGAATTGGCCAAGAACACGGCGACGGCTTTCCGGGTGGAGTTTCCCGATGGCCAGCTCCCGACGAATCGCGACCGCTACTGGCGCTGCGTGGTATTGTGGGAGTGTCAGGGGCTGAGTTGGAATCGCGGTCTGAATAGCAGCTATGCCCCGCAAGTGGGTGGCCCACTGCCGAGCGATGTGCGGCAGATCATCACCATGGAGCCGCATGGTCAGGCCTGGCTCCCGGCTCTGGATGTGCCCATCGCTTATGCACCGGGGCAGCGCATCTCCGGTTTATCCTCCGAGCGGATTCTTTGGTCCCACGACACGGTGCGTAAGGTCCGGCGTGTGGAGGTGACCTCGCGTCCGCAGATGGGGGTGGAATCCCTGAGCCCGTTTCAGCGTGAGGCGGCCCTGGATTTCCCGGCGGATTTAGCCCCGAGTCTGCGGGATCTGGCCGGTCAGTGGCGGCAGGGGGCGACGCGAGATACGGAGGTCGTGCAAGCGGGTCTGAACTATCTGCGCAGTCAGGGCTATCGTTACACCCTGGAGCCCGGAGTCTATTTGGGAGGGGTGGCGCTGGAGGAGTTCATGACGAAGCGGAAGATCGGTTTCTGCGAGCACTTCGCCGCAGCGTTTGCGACCCTCATGCGCGTGGCCGGCGTGCCTTCGCGGATTGTCATGGGCTATCTCGGTGGGGAGATGTCCATCACCGGCACGCACTTGATCGTGCGTCAGTCGGATGCTCATGCTTGGGTGGAAGTCTGGCTGGATGAGCGAGGCTGGACGCGGGTGGACCCGACGGCGGTCCTGGCCCCGGCACGCCTAAACTCGGATTTGCAAGGTTATTTGTTAGGCGACGAAGAAGCTCTGGAAAGACAGCGCAACAGCTTCTGGTGGCAGGCCATGCAGCAGGTGCGCCTGTTCATGGATCAGGTGAACTATGAGTGGTATCAGTCCGTGATCAGCTTCGATGACGAATCGCAGTTCGGCTGGCTCTCACGGTTGGGGTTGAGCGGCATCAAGGAGGGCTGGCTGCTGCTCATCAGCATCGGTGCGGTGTTGCTGGCGTTGCTCCTTTTGACACTGTGGCTGCGGCGGCCAGCGCGTGACCCCGATCGCTGGCGCAGTGCCTGGGCGCATTTTTGCCGTCGCTTGGAAAAGCTGGGATTACCCGCACGGCGGGAAAATGAAGGTCCACTGGCCTATGCCCAGCGGGTGGCTGGAGATCGCGAGGCTGTCCTGGCGCTGGCGCAGCAGTATGCCTCAGGCCGCTATGGGCAGGGTGAAGTCTCCGTAAGAACTTTCGAGCGGGCCGTCCGAGAGCTTCGCTGATGCCATCTTCAATCAGCGAATGATCTCGGCGGCGCCAGGATCAGATGTTTCCTGGCACCGCCGAGAGTTTCAACTGGTGTCCACCAACCCCCCCCGGAGCGGTAGATCTCCCAGAATTGGATTCCATCTTCAGAGGAGCCTGAGATGGCTGGGCACGATGGGCATTGAGATACGCGGTCATGCCGCCTGCAAGGGCGAGAATGACTGCGGAAAATGCCAGATAACGTGCCATGACAGAAATTGGAAAGGGCGAATGAGAACTCGCGGTGTGTGGGGGGATTCGAAGGGGTAAACGTTCACTCTTCAGTGAACATTAGCATCATTTGCGAAAATCCTCATAAAGTCACCTTACCGTTTGGTAATGATTGATCATACTTTTCTGCGAAATCGACCTTTCTTAGGTCGGGGCGACTCGGGGGCGGGTTTTCGCTGTTTCGGAATGGTTTATGAAGGCTAAAGAGATGCGCTAGTCAGAAAAGGAAAGGATTTCTACTGGCGTTTACCCCCGGGAAAGCGCAGTCTGAAACGCCTTTTCACCGAGCCTGAAATAGCCCATGAATCTTTTGCTTGTCGAAGATGATCCCGAACTCGCACGTCAAGTGAGGGGATGGATGCATGATGCCGGGCACGAATTGCGCTGGGAAAGCAGTGCGGCAAAGGCGATGGAGTGCTTTCTCAATGAAGAGTGTGATGTGGTGATCCTGGATGTGGGGCTGCCGGATATGAATGGCTTTTCCCTCATGGAAAAAATGCGCCGTGAGGGGGTGCGGACGCCGGTGCTCTTCCTCACCGCGCGGGCCGATGTGGCAGACCGCGTGCGGGGCTTCGCGGCGGGGGCGGATGATTACCTCACCAAGCCCTTTGCCCATCAGGAATTACTGGCGCGGGTGGAGGCGCTGCATCGTCGGGCCACCAACCCCATCCCCACGCACCGTAGCCTGGGCAATTGCCGCCTGGATCTGCTGCGCCATCGGGTCTCCTGCGGTGGCGATAGTGTGGAATTGCAACCGCGTGAGTGGGCACTGCTGGAGGTGCTGATGAATCATGAAGGCCGCGTGCTGCCGAAGAAGTTTTTGCTGGAGCAGGTGTGGGACATTCACTTCGATCCCGGCACCAATGTGGTGGATGCCATGATCTGCCGCCTACGCCGCAAGCTGGAGGCACCTGGCTGTGGCGTGCAGATCGAGACCATTCGCGGAAAGGGCTATGTTTTTAAAACTCTGGCGTGAGAAGGTTCCGTCCGTATGGCGGCTGATTTTGCTGTTGGTGGCGGTGGTGTCCATCTGCATCGCCACGATCCTGGTGTTCGTCCGCATGGCGGTGAATCAGGACATGCGGCAGTTTCATCGCAATCGCATCTCCGATGAGCTGATGCAATACTCCGCCATCTACACGCAGAGCGGGCTGGCGGGGGTGAAGCGGGTGTTTCAGGCCACCCCGCGCCCACTGAGTCATGATGCCATGCGGCTGACCACGGCCTCCGGACAGATCATCTCTGAAGAGATGTCATCCGCAGCTAAAGGCTTCATTTGGCCCGAACAAACGATGCGATCATTGTTAGATAAAGGGGATATGGACCTGATGGAAGTGGCCGCCACGGATCGTGAAGGCCGCCTGTATCTGGGGGCCATCCGGCTCTGGGATGGCAATACTCTGTGGATGGGCAGGGCGGATACGCAGTCACGCATGCACTTGCGCAATATCGAGTGGCATTTGTGGTTCGCGGGACTCACTGCCGCCATGATCCTTTTGCTCCCCGTCATGTGGTTTCGCCATGAGGTGCTGCGGCCCATCCTCTCCTTCACCCGCACTGCGGAGCGCATGCGGCTGCCGGGGAATAACAGCCGCTTGCGCGGGCAGGAGGCCATCCCTGAACTGCGAGCCCTGGCCTCGGTGGTGAACATCGGTCTCGATCAGATCCAGGCCCTGACACGCGAGCTCCAGACCACCAATGACTTCCTGGCCCACGAGCTGCGCACCCCGCTGGCACGCATCCGAGGAAACTTGGAGCATTTCCATGATGAAACCGACAACGAGGCCGCGCGTGAAGCAGCCGCCCGCAGTCTGGAAGAGATCGATCGTGCCACCCAACTGGTGCAGACGCTGCTGACCATCCGAGCCGGGGATCACGCCGCGCTGCGCCTGCATCGTCAAGTCACCTCCCTGGATGAGCTGTTGACGGATCTGGTGGAGCTTTTCGTGCCGGCGGCGGAAGATCGGAAGCTGATTCTCAAACTGGTGCCGGGCCTGAGCATGACGCTGAACATCGATCGCGAATTGCTGACGCAGGCCGTCTCCAATTTGCTCGATAACGCGCTGGCCTACAACCGACCTGGCGGCCAGATCAGCGTGAGCTGGCAGGGCGAAGGCACCGGTGCCATCATCTCCGTGGAGGATACCGGCCCCGGGCTGCATCCGGATGAGATCGAAATCATCTGGGACCGCTACGTGCGTGGCAGCGCTGCCCGCCCCAAGAGCTCCGGCATGGGCCTGGGGCTCAGCCTCGTGCGCTCCATCGCCATGGCGCATGGCGGGTATTCCGGTGCCCACAATCGCGAGGGAGGCGGGGCGGTCTTCTGGATCCATATTCCGGGAAATTGAAGCGTTTTTGGAAAACCCCTGTCATACAGGCGGAGAGACCAGGTCACTCACCTGACAAATGAATGGAGCGCGAACTTGCCGACAACCTCGACGCCCTGCATGCCGATGCCTTTGGCTGGGCGCTGCACTGCTGCGGCGGAGATCACCATCGGGCCGAGGAAGTGCTGCAGAATGCGTATCTGAAACTCGCGCGCGGCAGCTTGCAGCGCCAAGGCGGCTCCAGCTTCAAGACCTGGTGGTTCGGCATCATCCGCCTCACCGCCCGCGAGGAGGCGCGTCGGCAATGGTATCGGGAAAGCCTGCTCAGCAAGCTGTGGCGTCAGGGCCAAAGCGAAACGCGGGTGACGCCACCCTCTCCTTCACGACAGGTGGAGCAGGACGAACAAACTTTGCAACTGCGTCAGGCCCTGGGCATGTTACCCGCACGTCAGGCCGAGGCGCTGCATCTGGTGTTTTATCAGGACCTGTCTCTCAGCGAGGCCGCCGCCGTCATGCAGGTCAGCCTAGGTTCCGTGCGCCAGCATTACGAACGCGGCAAAGCACGTTTGAGAACCCTCCTTTCACCTTCCTCTCCCACTCATGACCATGGACCCTGAAGCCCAGCTCCGAGATCGCTTCCAGCAGATGCGGCGTGCAGATCATGCCGAAGCACCGGCTTGGAATCCTGACCTGCTGCAAGCTCCGCGCCTAGCAGCTCCGCAGCGTTCTTTCGCGTGGTTCGTCGGGGCTCCCTTGGCTGCGGCGCTGGTGCTGATGCTGGCCTTGGGCGTGACCTTCGAGGAAGCCGTTCCCGTCGCTGAACAACCTCGGCTTGCCGAGTCCCTCCCGGTCTTGCTGGAGGCGCCCCCGGCGGAGCTCTTCGCCAGTCTTGATGAATCCTTTGCTGCGCCGAGTGATGCCCTGCTGCCTGCGCATCTCACCCTTTCCCTGCCATGAAACACTTTGGTTTCGTCTTTTCACTGCTAACACTTCCGCTCTTCGCCGGACCGGAGATCTTGCTTCAGAGCGGCCTGATCACCCCGGAGATGATCGTCACTCTCAAGCCCGAGTTGCAGCTCACCTCTGCGCAGGAGGCGACGATGACCCAGATCGCTCAAGCATTGCAAGCGGAGGCCGCGCCGCTGGAAAAGCAGGTGCGTGAGCGGCAGCGCGAGTTGGTGCAAAGCCTGCGCAAACCGGAAACCGGCCAGGAACAGGCAGCGGCTCGGCTGGATGCCCTGATGGAGGCGGAGGCTGCGGTGAAACATCTGCACCTCAAGGCGCTGGTGCAGTTGCGGGATGTGCTGGATCCTGAGCAGCAAAAGAAGGCGCTGACTTTGGCGTCCTCCAAACAGGCGCGGCGTGCAGGTCTGGAGTCGCGAGTGCGGGAGAAGGCGGCGCGTTTACGCATGGCGGTGGACTCCCTCGGCGTGCCGCCCACGCAGGCGATGCAAAAGCGCGGCGGCGAGATCGAGGCCCTGATCCGCCAGGGAGAGTGGACTGCAGCGGATCAGGCACTGGATCAGCTCATGCTGGAGAGTCAGGTGGATGAGGCGGAACTGCCCCCTCCTGCGGATTTCTCCAGCTATGAGCCCGGAGACACCGATGTGGAATCTCTCAAAGCCCGCTATGAGAAAGTGGCTGCGGCGGCGCAGTCGCTCATCTCCATCCAACAGGTGAAGCAACTGCTGAAAGCTAAAGAAGCCCTCGAAGAAGCCAAAGCCACCGAGGATGCCGAAGCTGTGGGACGAGCGCTCACTTGGGCAGAGCAGATGCTGAAGCTCTGAAGGCTGTGATGGGCTGCCGCATGAGGGGGGAGAATGCTTGGAGGTCTGACGGCGGTTCCGTTCATGACCTTGCGGTTACAGATCCCTCGTTAGGCCTTTCGTTGCAGGCAGGAGTGCCCGCATCACTCACAGCATCAGCCGATAAGCCAGATCACAGCGGGCGGAGCAATGCTCCGGCTGATAGGGCTGAAACCCGGCGCGTTCATACATCGCGGTGGCTTCCTTCAGGACGCTGGCGGTTTCCAGGTGGATCTCGCGGAAGCCCAGCTCACGGGCGCGCTGGAGAGCATGGTCCAGCAGCGTTCGGCCGATGCCACGGCCACGGTGCTGCGGCAGGAGATACATTTTGCGCAGCTCGCAGAGGCCTTCACCCTGGGGTTGTAAACCCACGCTTGCGATGATTTTTCCATTCGGGTCAACCACCACCTCGAAGCAGCCACCGCGTTGAGCATAGTGGCCTTCGAGGTCAAAAAGATCCGCATCGGTGGTGCTGAGGTCGGCTTGCAGACCATACTCCGCCAGCACGCTGAGCACGACGGCGCGGACGGCTTCGCAATCGGCATTCGTGGCAGGACGGAGGGTGTATCCAGGAGGCATGGCTGGCGGGCTTTTCAAAGCAAGCCAAGGCTGGGCGGAAAGCAAGATCGGAAAGCGTGGGACTTACCGACGGCGGCGCAGGATGAGGCTGGTCAAACCGAGGCCGAGGAAGAAGAGGCGGCTGGGCTCGGGCACCACCACCAGGGTGGAGATGGAGAGCACCCCGGT harbors:
- a CDS encoding AAA family ATPase, which codes for MPESVARQAQANLQKLIDGLSQIILGKQDVIRLAVSCLLARGHLLFEDQPGVGKTLLSQALAQALGLQFRRVQFTSDMLPADILGASIYDREAGSFVFHQGPVFTQVLLGDEINRATPKTQSALLEAMEEGKVTSDGVTHALPQPFFVIATQNPSSQIGTFMLPESQLDRFLMRLALGVPDRTAERSILQGQDRREMLKSMTEILPWAEMQQMQVQARQVHVSGPLLDYVQDLLAASRAEGHGLSPRGGLALLNAAKAWALMHGRAMVLPEDVQDVGVAVMSHRLEGDGETARRLLEETVIP
- a CDS encoding response regulator transcription factor, producing MNLLLVEDDPELARQVRGWMHDAGHELRWESSAAKAMECFLNEECDVVILDVGLPDMNGFSLMEKMRREGVRTPVLFLTARADVADRVRGFAAGADDYLTKPFAHQELLARVEALHRRATNPIPTHRSLGNCRLDLLRHRVSCGGDSVELQPREWALLEVLMNHEGRVLPKKFLLEQVWDIHFDPGTNVVDAMICRLRRKLEAPGCGVQIETIRGKGYVFKTLA
- a CDS encoding aspartate aminotransferase family protein, giving the protein MSYTFPRSAELYARAQKSIAGGINSGIRKLEVPVPLYFDHGQGCRLWDVDGNEYIDFQTGQGALLYGHAPAGMAEALSVQARKGTHWAAQSELEIDVAERLQRLIPGAERVRFNNSATEVVLAAFRLARAHTGRQLILKFEGHYHGWADEGLVGFAPPPDQWGTEEEPTRLHPSQGVISEVLEQFVVARWNDVEHLRQRVDQYRGQIAAIVFEPVLCNTGCMEPVPGLLSTIRELCDRDGMLMIADETITGFRFGPGGAQTHYGVVPDLTILGKAIGGGVPFAALVGKEASFAKFLSGAAVHAGTLNANPLCLAAAKWCLDQILELGSDHPKTLISLGQKTMQGLRALADEYGIPLRPQGPGLVFHATMLKPGAAEGPVTSYRDYVLRHDAPRWAHLRRCLLEEGVRAIERGLWFLSLAHTEADVDEALVRARRAFARHAEEWVGA
- a CDS encoding RNA polymerase sigma factor; amino-acid sequence: MERELADNLDALHADAFGWALHCCGGDHHRAEEVLQNAYLKLARGSLQRQGGSSFKTWWFGIIRLTAREEARRQWYRESLLSKLWRQGQSETRVTPPSPSRQVEQDEQTLQLRQALGMLPARQAEALHLVFYQDLSLSEAAAVMQVSLGSVRQHYERGKARLRTLLSPSSPTHDHGP
- a CDS encoding transglutaminaseTgpA domain-containing protein, producing the protein MNSEGRMNAAAAPSPASASGGWWARFSSLVRRRGGAGEVTAGTRIRFNLHTLSWIGVCSTMAYAGAAQSNGAAYLLAFTAGALGVMSYVYARANLRGLEIRVGANPLQSGGQEVLPVEVRAASGHMPCGLEVLLAGSPKAAFVEQIPAGQSVRLHLRLPVARGGPLKLLLRSAYPLGLLHAQRVVNVELSRRAVPPASGHLPLPTAAEKATSSGGQSRSSQQSKPGREGDDFAGVREWQPGDSPRHIDWRAVARGRPLMVKTWASGLSEAVHLDWATLALPEEEKAGQMVRWIQTAEQQGLAYSLSLPELKIPVGQGESHARRCLQAVAELHAGGLAAAESRQTLRVPPSHEYNSEVSRGPLSLLSAVLLITALPLRDLVSIWVLIVLFVSLVIRNVTVRPLQTKIVPLGLTALGIAAVYFTQGTLFTMEAGIAVLIALSGGKLLESRTPHDFQVLAMIGWFLCLCGLMADQSLMRSVWMFTSFALITGCMMRFRRGVPGWKAPALQTVKLLVQALPLVLLLFFIFPRFSLDYLQRMSGGRTNVTGVPSSLDPGKVLELAKNTATAFRVEFPDGQLPTNRDRYWRCVVLWECQGLSWNRGLNSSYAPQVGGPLPSDVRQIITMEPHGQAWLPALDVPIAYAPGQRISGLSSERILWSHDTVRKVRRVEVTSRPQMGVESLSPFQREAALDFPADLAPSLRDLAGQWRQGATRDTEVVQAGLNYLRSQGYRYTLEPGVYLGGVALEEFMTKRKIGFCEHFAAAFATLMRVAGVPSRIVMGYLGGEMSITGTHLIVRQSDAHAWVEVWLDERGWTRVDPTAVLAPARLNSDLQGYLLGDEEALERQRNSFWWQAMQQVRLFMDQVNYEWYQSVISFDDESQFGWLSRLGLSGIKEGWLLLISIGAVLLALLLLTLWLRRPARDPDRWRSAWAHFCRRLEKLGLPARRENEGPLAYAQRVAGDREAVLALAQQYASGRYGQGEVSVRTFERAVRELR
- a CDS encoding sensor histidine kinase → MFLKLWREKVPSVWRLILLLVAVVSICIATILVFVRMAVNQDMRQFHRNRISDELMQYSAIYTQSGLAGVKRVFQATPRPLSHDAMRLTTASGQIISEEMSSAAKGFIWPEQTMRSLLDKGDMDLMEVAATDREGRLYLGAIRLWDGNTLWMGRADTQSRMHLRNIEWHLWFAGLTAAMILLLPVMWFRHEVLRPILSFTRTAERMRLPGNNSRLRGQEAIPELRALASVVNIGLDQIQALTRELQTTNDFLAHELRTPLARIRGNLEHFHDETDNEAAREAAARSLEEIDRATQLVQTLLTIRAGDHAALRLHRQVTSLDELLTDLVELFVPAAEDRKLILKLVPGLSMTLNIDRELLTQAVSNLLDNALAYNRPGGQISVSWQGEGTGAIISVEDTGPGLHPDEIEIIWDRYVRGSAARPKSSGMGLGLSLVRSIAMAHGGYSGAHNREGGGAVFWIHIPGN
- a CDS encoding Spy/CpxP family protein refolding chaperone, producing the protein MKHFGFVFSLLTLPLFAGPEILLQSGLITPEMIVTLKPELQLTSAQEATMTQIAQALQAEAAPLEKQVRERQRELVQSLRKPETGQEQAAARLDALMEAEAAVKHLHLKALVQLRDVLDPEQQKKALTLASSKQARRAGLESRVREKAARLRMAVDSLGVPPTQAMQKRGGEIEALIRQGEWTAADQALDQLMLESQVDEAELPPPADFSSYEPGDTDVESLKARYEKVAAAAQSLISIQQVKQLLKAKEALEEAKATEDAEAVGRALTWAEQMLKL
- a CDS encoding GNAT family N-acetyltransferase — its product is MPPGYTLRPATNADCEAVRAVVLSVLAEYGLQADLSTTDADLFDLEGHYAQRGGCFEVVVDPNGKIIASVGLQPQGEGLCELRKMYLLPQHRGRGIGRTLLDHALQRARELGFREIHLETASVLKEATAMYERAGFQPYQPEHCSARCDLAYRLML